The following are from one region of the Oreochromis aureus strain Israel breed Guangdong linkage group 1, ZZ_aureus, whole genome shotgun sequence genome:
- the LOC120440897 gene encoding uncharacterized protein LOC120440897: MTYGLSEIKQAIENSNDTFANVPSISLPTIARLLKKHQVSMKQIYLVPFERNNVRVKQLRSEYIQRVMELDAAVNHHKYIFVDEAGFNLAKTRRRGRNLIGQRATIQVPGQRGGNISMCAAISEDGVVGCRPVLGSYNTEHLIVFLNELEQACQGEDIVYVVVWDNVSFHHAQLVQEWFQTHPRFMTLYLPPYSPFLNPIEEFFSTWRWKVYDRHPHEHVSLLQAMCEACGDITAEQCQAWIRHARRFFPRCLNNEDIHCDVDENLWPNVNDRLD; the protein is encoded by the exons ATGACATACGGACTGTCTGAAATCAAACAGGCTATTGAGAACAGCAATGACACCTTTGCCAATGTGCCATCAATTAGCCTTCCAACGATTGCCCGGCTTTTGAAGAAGCACCAAGTTTCCATGAAACAAATTTACTTGGTTCCTTTTGAGAGGAACAATGTCCGGGTGAAACAACTGCGTTCAGAATATATTCAG AGGGTGATGGAGCTGGACGCTGCTGTGAATCATCACAAGTATATTTTCGTTGATGAGGCCGGTTTCAATCTGGCAAAAACTAGACGCAGAGGACGTAACCTTATTGGACAAAGGGCTACCATCCAAGTCCCTGGACAACGTGGGGGAAACATCTCAATGTGTGCAGCTATATCTGAAGATGGTGTGGTAGGCTGTAGACCAGTTCTAGGGTCATACAACACTGAACACCTGATAGTTTTTTTGAATGAACTGGAGCAGGCCTGTCAGGGAGAAGACATCGTCTATGTTGTTGTGTGGGACAATGTCAGCTTCCACCATGCACAGCTGGTTCAGGAATGGTTTCAAACACATCCTCGCTTCATGACCCTCTATCTTCCACCATATTCCCCTTTCCTCAACCCAATTGAGGAATTCTTCTCTACATGGAGGTGGAAGGTGTATGATCGCCATCCCCATGAGCATGTCTCCCTTCTTCAAGCCATGTGTGAAGCTTGTGGTGATATAACTGCTGAGCAATGTCAAGCCTGGATTCGTCATGCCAGGAGATTCTTCCCACGGTGCCTGAACAACGAAGACATCCACTGTGATGTTGATGAAAATTTATGGCCCAATGTTAATGACCGGCTTGATTAA